From Pseudoalteromonas sp. R3, one genomic window encodes:
- a CDS encoding DUF2867 domain-containing protein, protein MFSQILSLKPEHDRLQAKARTHHFRDALQVTLDTPSLTPSQLQYRIFNTMPGWVTQLMRLRNKLVAVFGFSVGQDTMEPASDELDVGDQAGFLNVCEKHPDEIISSAEDRHMDFYLSVKKQQNTVVISTLVNPKTLIGRTYLTAILPFHYVIARCVIHNAKKAGRL, encoded by the coding sequence ATGTTCAGTCAGATCTTGAGCCTGAAGCCTGAGCACGATCGCCTTCAGGCCAAAGCACGTACACACCATTTTCGTGACGCACTACAGGTCACACTCGATACACCATCCTTAACACCTTCTCAGCTGCAATACCGGATTTTTAATACTATGCCCGGCTGGGTAACACAATTGATGCGACTCAGAAATAAGTTAGTCGCTGTATTTGGCTTTTCAGTAGGGCAAGACACGATGGAGCCTGCCAGTGATGAGCTGGATGTTGGCGATCAGGCAGGTTTTCTGAACGTTTGCGAAAAGCACCCTGACGAGATCATCAGCAGCGCTGAGGATCGCCATATGGACTTTTACCTGAGCGTTAAAAAACAGCAAAATACTGTGGTAATATCTACCTTGGTCAATCCAAAAACGTTAATTGGCCGCACTTATCTCACTGCCATTTTGCCCTTTCATTATGTCATCGCGCGATGTGTTATTCACAATGCCAAGAAGGCGGGCAGATTATGA
- a CDS encoding nucleoside-binding protein — protein MKTPLFSALTLSLMLSAGTAVAADWSNTQLHLNHGEFKNPFSQQKANQTIYSLQHASGYRYGDNFFFIDYSSDDLDDGYQDGDFYGEWYSTFSLGKLADLKFDNSPLQDVGLVMGFNAAGDAKVMKYLPGVKLSWNIDGFNFFSTTLTGYIDDSRGVNAGGAPKETNSYMLDVAWGYPFTIGGQKFEFTGHVEYITGRDNEVGGDVKGWLLAQPILRWDLGHALEMPENQLMLGIEWQYWRNKLGTDTNESVPQVHLAWTF, from the coding sequence ATGAAAACACCACTTTTTTCTGCGCTCACTCTGAGTCTTATGCTTAGTGCTGGTACGGCTGTGGCGGCTGACTGGAGCAACACTCAACTACACCTCAATCACGGTGAATTTAAAAACCCATTTAGTCAGCAAAAAGCCAATCAGACGATTTACTCTCTGCAGCATGCTTCCGGTTACCGTTATGGAGATAACTTTTTCTTTATCGATTACAGCTCAGACGATCTGGACGATGGTTATCAGGATGGCGACTTTTACGGCGAGTGGTACTCTACATTTAGCCTGGGGAAACTGGCAGATCTGAAGTTTGATAACTCTCCACTACAGGACGTCGGTCTTGTAATGGGCTTTAACGCCGCGGGCGATGCCAAGGTCATGAAGTACCTGCCTGGCGTGAAACTTTCCTGGAATATCGATGGGTTTAATTTCTTCTCTACTACTTTGACAGGTTACATCGACGACAGTCGCGGCGTTAATGCTGGCGGCGCGCCGAAAGAGACCAACAGTTATATGCTGGATGTGGCCTGGGGCTACCCGTTTACCATTGGCGGACAAAAGTTCGAGTTTACAGGTCATGTTGAGTACATTACTGGCCGTGATAACGAAGTGGGCGGTGATGTGAAAGGCTGGCTACTGGCGCAGCCTATTCTGCGCTGGGATCTGGGTCATGCACTGGAGATGCCCGAAAACCAGCTGATGCTGGGTATCGAATGGCAGTACTGGCGCAATAAACTGGGCACAGACACCAACGAGTCAGTGCCTCAGGTGCACCTGGCCTGGACTTTCTAA
- a CDS encoding methyl-accepting chemotaxis protein, which translates to MQWFKNLPLFYKVCLIVALSVSVFTANLLINYFAFKSTQKELMLLEKQIYKTVQLSTINSVLIRRADELYSQAVSFADNDVLNQASQTVQDLKANLDELRVLDLDNATQIQRQLNAIEEYKALSEQIAQGMINDTIDFSTLPAKAKQKSELFEQTDNDLSAYQQSVDALFQSTIKKAYQSGNDGLWMSIQSGVVLTILLVIVALSVARNISFTANELRSSLRELAEGHGDLNQRIKVLGKDELGLTAQNFNKFMDTLTSAINGVMSVSQPLLDTSEKLVHSTEKVREVTNTQSAQASQTQQSINELIQSIASISEAASAANTAAHETEQEAHNGLTAVTDTIANSKELNQQISHAAEAVNDLAKGTGNVSSILDVISSIAEQTNLLALNAAIEAARAGEQGRGFAVVADEVRTLASRTGDATTEIRSLLDSLQNAADHSVKMMSQADEQAASNESRALKAGQALEEIQSKIANITLMNNQIASATEQQSSVAAQVADTIEQMNEGQQQVHASFADLDDVSHRLHEASDRLVAATSQFKL; encoded by the coding sequence ATGCAATGGTTTAAAAACCTACCGTTATTTTACAAAGTTTGTCTAATCGTCGCTCTGTCGGTATCCGTATTTACCGCAAACCTGTTAATTAATTACTTCGCCTTTAAAAGCACACAAAAAGAGCTTATGCTGCTGGAAAAGCAAATTTACAAAACCGTCCAGTTATCCACCATAAACAGTGTGCTTATCCGCCGCGCAGATGAGCTCTACAGTCAGGCCGTCTCTTTTGCAGACAATGACGTGTTGAACCAGGCGTCTCAAACGGTGCAAGACTTGAAAGCCAACCTGGATGAACTGCGCGTGCTGGACCTTGACAATGCCACACAAATTCAGCGCCAACTCAACGCAATTGAAGAATATAAGGCGCTGTCCGAGCAGATCGCGCAGGGCATGATCAACGACACCATAGACTTCAGTACCTTACCTGCCAAAGCAAAACAAAAATCGGAGCTGTTTGAGCAAACCGATAACGATCTGAGCGCTTATCAGCAAAGCGTCGATGCGCTTTTTCAGTCAACCATTAAGAAGGCCTATCAAAGCGGCAATGACGGCCTATGGATGTCAATTCAATCCGGCGTGGTGCTGACCATCCTACTTGTCATTGTGGCTCTGTCGGTGGCGCGTAATATCAGCTTTACCGCCAACGAACTCAGATCATCTTTACGTGAACTTGCAGAAGGACACGGGGATTTGAACCAACGTATAAAAGTATTGGGCAAAGATGAACTCGGTCTCACCGCGCAAAACTTCAATAAGTTTATGGATACCCTGACATCGGCCATTAACGGCGTGATGTCGGTTTCTCAACCTTTGTTAGATACCTCAGAAAAACTGGTTCATAGTACCGAAAAAGTGAGAGAAGTTACTAATACTCAGTCAGCTCAGGCATCACAGACACAACAATCTATCAATGAACTTATTCAGTCTATCGCCAGCATAAGTGAAGCGGCCTCTGCGGCAAATACCGCAGCACATGAAACCGAGCAGGAAGCCCACAACGGCCTGACAGCGGTTACAGACACCATTGCCAATTCCAAAGAGTTAAACCAACAGATCAGTCATGCCGCCGAGGCCGTTAATGATCTTGCCAAAGGCACTGGTAACGTGTCGTCTATCCTAGATGTCATTAGCTCCATCGCGGAACAAACGAACCTGCTCGCACTTAATGCGGCCATTGAAGCCGCTCGGGCTGGTGAACAAGGTCGTGGTTTTGCCGTCGTCGCTGACGAAGTCAGAACTCTGGCCTCACGCACCGGTGATGCCACTACTGAAATTCGCTCCCTGCTCGATTCCTTGCAAAACGCGGCAGATCACAGTGTTAAAATGATGAGCCAGGCCGATGAACAAGCCGCAAGTAATGAAAGCCGGGCATTAAAAGCAGGACAAGCACTGGAAGAGATACAGTCTAAGATTGCCAATATTACGTTGATGAATAATCAAATCGCGTCGGCCACAGAACAGCAAAGCTCTGTGGCCGCACAGGTTGCCGATACCATTGAACAGATGAACGAAGGGCAACAACAGGTACATGCATCATTTGCTGACCTTGACGATGTATCGCACAGACTGCACGAAGCATCAGACAGGCTGGTCGCAGCAACCAGCCAGTTTAAATTATGA
- a CDS encoding substrate-binding domain-containing protein has translation MYGAALLGMAQSLPVHAEVVVIVHPSNDSSFDQGEIKKIFLGKTKSFSNGRNAILISASADDPATDEFNEKVIGRSSSQVKAYWSKILFTGKGTPPQEMSSAQEVISTVASNPDAIGYIDASAATDSVKVVAKF, from the coding sequence ATGTATGGCGCCGCACTTCTGGGTATGGCCCAGTCCCTGCCTGTACATGCCGAAGTTGTTGTCATTGTTCATCCAAGCAATGATTCATCCTTTGATCAGGGTGAAATCAAAAAGATATTCCTAGGAAAAACAAAGTCTTTTTCTAATGGACGCAATGCGATTCTGATCAGTGCCAGTGCTGATGACCCAGCGACTGACGAATTTAATGAAAAGGTGATAGGCCGCTCCAGCAGCCAGGTAAAAGCCTACTGGTCTAAAATTCTGTTCACAGGTAAGGGGACTCCTCCGCAGGAGATGAGTTCGGCTCAGGAGGTGATCTCGACTGTGGCTTCAAACCCCGATGCGATCGGATATATTGACGCGAGTGCTGCAACAGACTCGGTCAAGGTTGTTGCGAAATTTTAA
- a CDS encoding Ig-like domain-containing protein, whose translation MYKLSPIASFLAAMCVFGATASTAPISVHSNKQLESQLIEQLQQSTRFFQSRQASAQAGFEFKTHSRSKDGKHLRRSQYYQGIRVHGGEIVTHHDAQNLFSVWFSPEGNITGVSGSVVAAPKLDSVVASIDEAQALSSAKASIPDLLLTHDEQVELVVYPYQNSFRLAYMITFFAETEQAPSRPEFFIDAHSAEVLSHVETLTHGKIGTGPGGNEKIGRHYFGEDKPKFYATERADGRCALAHDDIRVIDMEHGISNAETFVFDCHENQHKSVNGAYSPLNDAMYYGKATLEMFDDWYSSRALEGDLVMRVHYRENYLNAFWNGKEVTFGDGNLSRYGVYPFTSLGVVAHEIAHGVTSQNSKLVYSSMSGGVNEAFSDMTSEALECFLNQDADGSCEVDWLIGASIFKNRTALRYMNDPTKDGKSIGHADDYTVGLDVHYSSGVFNKAFYHLANTSGWGVKNAYEVMLHANKYYWVYNGSFESLACGVTDAAEELGYDTKDVGAAFKQVGVFACTENKAPEITITSPGEGSRFKIESELTFSADAKDEYGEVVKVTFVVNGEQYRTLTAEPFEVHWQSDETGTYQLSAIVEDNEGLTVTSEPVRFTLIDPAQCQTPQWRENQVYVQGNKASFDGFEYTAKWWNRGQSPAHNSGSWGVWQRGVECGIKAEQPNQAPELTFLSPDNYLEVSEGSKVAVALNATDRDGTIKQVLVSVNGQLLSELTQAPYAFHFDAKQAGEYTLSAVAIDNKGARSAAVSRTIKVNAIKSETHAPEVTLNSPKNGSEFALGQPIALQVSASDKDGDLAQIRYFVNGKQVASSHTKPYSASVSLSEAGTYEVYAVASDKGGLQTRSATHNINVKTKTPGCRVGAWSANTVYTAGEQVSYNGRFFQAKWWTRNQNPADNSSRWAVWKVMGACN comes from the coding sequence ATGTATAAGTTATCACCCATAGCGTCTTTTCTCGCCGCGATGTGCGTGTTTGGTGCTACAGCTAGCACCGCGCCAATCAGTGTCCACAGTAACAAGCAGCTGGAGTCACAACTGATCGAACAGTTGCAGCAGTCAACGCGCTTTTTTCAGTCCCGTCAGGCAAGTGCTCAGGCTGGCTTTGAATTTAAAACCCACAGCCGCAGCAAAGATGGCAAGCACCTTCGTCGCAGTCAGTATTACCAGGGAATACGGGTACATGGAGGGGAAATTGTGACCCATCATGATGCACAAAACCTGTTTAGTGTGTGGTTTTCACCTGAGGGGAATATAACAGGGGTCAGTGGTTCGGTGGTAGCGGCCCCAAAGCTGGATTCGGTGGTCGCATCAATTGATGAAGCACAAGCGCTGAGTAGCGCAAAGGCGAGTATTCCGGATCTCTTGCTCACGCATGATGAGCAGGTCGAACTGGTGGTTTATCCTTACCAGAATAGCTTTAGATTGGCATACATGATCACATTTTTTGCCGAGACAGAGCAAGCACCCAGCCGACCAGAGTTCTTTATTGATGCCCATAGTGCGGAGGTTTTGAGTCATGTTGAAACCCTAACCCACGGCAAAATTGGCACGGGCCCCGGCGGTAATGAGAAAATCGGCCGACACTATTTTGGTGAGGACAAACCTAAGTTTTATGCCACAGAACGTGCAGATGGGCGTTGTGCCCTGGCGCATGATGATATTCGTGTGATCGACATGGAACATGGCATCAGTAATGCAGAGACCTTTGTGTTTGATTGCCATGAGAACCAGCATAAGTCAGTTAATGGTGCGTATTCTCCGCTGAATGATGCCATGTATTATGGTAAAGCGACGCTGGAGATGTTCGATGACTGGTACAGCAGCCGCGCACTGGAAGGCGATTTGGTGATGAGGGTGCACTACCGAGAAAATTACCTCAATGCATTTTGGAATGGCAAAGAAGTGACGTTTGGCGACGGCAACTTGTCTCGTTATGGTGTGTATCCCTTTACATCATTGGGCGTGGTCGCCCATGAAATTGCCCATGGTGTGACGTCACAAAACTCCAAGCTCGTTTACAGCAGTATGTCTGGTGGTGTGAACGAAGCGTTTTCAGATATGACATCGGAAGCACTGGAGTGCTTTTTGAATCAAGACGCCGATGGCAGCTGCGAGGTCGATTGGTTAATAGGTGCCAGCATTTTCAAAAACCGTACAGCATTGCGTTATATGAATGACCCAACGAAAGACGGTAAGTCGATTGGTCATGCGGATGACTATACCGTGGGGCTGGATGTTCATTACAGTTCTGGGGTGTTTAACAAAGCATTTTATCACCTGGCAAATACATCAGGCTGGGGCGTGAAAAATGCCTATGAAGTGATGTTGCACGCCAACAAATACTACTGGGTTTACAACGGCAGTTTTGAATCTCTGGCTTGCGGTGTTACCGATGCTGCCGAGGAGCTGGGTTACGACACTAAAGATGTCGGCGCGGCGTTTAAACAAGTGGGGGTTTTTGCCTGTACAGAAAATAAAGCGCCGGAAATAACCATAACGAGCCCGGGTGAGGGCAGCCGCTTTAAGATTGAGTCAGAGTTGACCTTCAGTGCTGATGCAAAAGATGAGTATGGTGAGGTTGTTAAAGTCACTTTTGTTGTAAACGGTGAGCAATATCGGACATTAACTGCTGAGCCTTTTGAGGTGCACTGGCAAAGCGATGAAACCGGCACCTATCAACTCAGTGCGATTGTAGAAGACAATGAAGGTCTGACAGTAACCTCTGAGCCTGTGCGCTTTACCTTAATTGACCCTGCGCAATGCCAGACACCCCAGTGGAGAGAAAACCAGGTCTATGTCCAGGGTAATAAAGCGTCCTTTGATGGTTTTGAGTATACGGCTAAATGGTGGAACCGAGGTCAGAGCCCCGCGCATAACTCGGGTTCCTGGGGCGTATGGCAGCGCGGCGTTGAGTGTGGTATCAAAGCGGAGCAACCAAATCAGGCACCTGAACTGACCTTCTTATCACCAGATAATTACCTCGAAGTGAGTGAAGGCAGCAAGGTGGCGGTGGCATTAAATGCAACCGACAGAGATGGCACGATTAAACAGGTGCTAGTTAGTGTCAATGGGCAGTTGCTGAGTGAGCTTACTCAAGCACCTTATGCATTTCACTTCGACGCAAAACAAGCTGGAGAATACACCCTGAGTGCGGTTGCCATAGATAACAAGGGGGCCCGCTCCGCAGCAGTTTCACGCACAATCAAAGTGAATGCCATAAAAAGTGAGACCCATGCACCAGAGGTAACCCTGAACAGCCCCAAAAATGGCAGTGAGTTTGCACTGGGTCAGCCAATCGCACTACAGGTCAGTGCGTCTGATAAGGATGGGGACCTGGCTCAGATCCGCTATTTTGTTAATGGCAAACAGGTGGCAAGCAGTCACACAAAACCTTACTCTGCCTCGGTGTCTTTGAGCGAAGCGGGTACTTATGAGGTTTATGCGGTGGCCAGCGATAAAGGTGGGCTGCAAACTCGCTCAGCCACACACAACATAAATGTCAAAACAAAGACTCCTGGATGTCGAGTCGGTGCCTGGTCCGCTAATACGGTTTATACCGCGGGTGAACAGGTGAGTTATAACGGTCGGTTTTTCCAGGCCAAGTGGTGGACACGCAACCAGAATCCGGCCGACAATTCTAGCCGCTGGGCAGTGTGGAAAGTGATGGGGGCATGTAACTAA
- a CDS encoding TetR/AcrR family transcriptional regulator yields the protein MSDAKQSWLVFALKTLIRNGPDALTIDRLCSRKKVTKGSFYHHFKNRQAFIDALMTYWYEQATARLISIADTQPCPMTRLERLDEAIAATDIEAELHIRAWALKDTSIQHHLCTIDAQRQHYLKTCYLELGLEPTQAEQLATTSYASFLGLQQLYPRLSVQDCLTLSSQQAKTQLETLL from the coding sequence ATGAGCGATGCAAAACAAAGTTGGCTGGTATTTGCGCTAAAAACCCTGATCCGCAACGGGCCGGACGCCCTGACCATAGACCGCTTGTGCAGCCGTAAAAAAGTGACTAAAGGCTCTTTTTATCATCACTTTAAAAATCGCCAGGCTTTTATCGATGCACTGATGACTTACTGGTATGAGCAAGCCACTGCACGCCTGATTAGCATTGCCGATACGCAACCCTGCCCCATGACCAGACTGGAACGCCTCGATGAGGCCATTGCAGCCACTGACATAGAAGCCGAACTGCATATACGTGCCTGGGCCCTGAAAGATACCAGCATCCAGCATCACTTGTGCACCATCGACGCTCAGCGCCAGCATTACCTTAAAACCTGTTACCTTGAATTAGGTCTGGAGCCAACTCAGGCAGAACAACTGGCAACCACCAGCTATGCCAGTTTTCTGGGACTACAGCAACTCTACCCTCGGCTGTCCGTACAGGACTGTCTGACACTGAGTTCCCAACAGGCAAAAACGCAACTGGAGACATTATTATGA
- a CDS encoding MAPEG family protein encodes MAELLAPYHLSILVLGLSGALFLIQLAIVDIVAIKQKHPPGVAVTQDPDDWLFRCNRVFANSNETLGIFVLVILFAMFSGADPWWLNAIALTYLVSRVGHMLCYYFGQKILRSVAFGVCYLSLLGIFIIGLSAWPN; translated from the coding sequence ATGGCAGAACTATTGGCGCCATATCATCTTAGCATTTTGGTGCTCGGCCTGTCGGGTGCATTATTCTTAATCCAACTGGCGATTGTCGATATTGTCGCCATTAAGCAAAAGCATCCTCCGGGAGTCGCAGTTACTCAGGACCCGGATGACTGGCTATTTCGTTGTAACCGGGTATTTGCGAACAGTAATGAGACGCTCGGTATATTCGTGTTGGTCATACTCTTTGCCATGTTTTCCGGTGCGGATCCCTGGTGGCTGAATGCAATAGCCTTAACATACCTTGTCTCCAGGGTCGGGCACATGTTGTGTTACTACTTCGGCCAGAAAATATTGCGCAGCGTTGCATTTGGCGTCTGTTATCTGAGCCTGCTGGGTATATTTATCATTGGGTTATCAGCCTGGCCAAATTAA
- a CDS encoding DUF6463 family protein produces the protein MNRAAFLGNGLIFTGLLHNLVGILMGWEVLTAMHREGWFATTVVNGSLLFDREAIVWFLSSGVLFLLLGSVLRQLSTYQIPVPGLFAPSLTLFGVILAIIMPFSGAYLLILLGALPILKDKFWRRPSHLS, from the coding sequence ATGAATCGCGCCGCTTTTTTAGGAAATGGGCTGATATTCACAGGCCTGCTTCACAACCTGGTCGGTATCTTGATGGGCTGGGAGGTACTCACCGCAATGCATCGGGAAGGCTGGTTCGCCACGACCGTCGTCAACGGCAGTTTGCTATTTGACCGCGAAGCCATCGTGTGGTTTCTAAGCAGTGGGGTGTTGTTTTTACTCCTTGGCTCTGTGCTGCGTCAACTCAGCACATATCAGATACCCGTGCCAGGGCTATTTGCCCCCTCACTCACCTTATTTGGTGTGATACTGGCGATCATAATGCCTTTCTCTGGTGCTTATTTATTGATTTTGCTTGGCGCCCTCCCGATATTAAAAGATAAATTCTGGCGCAGGCCGTCGCACTTGTCGTGA
- a CDS encoding transporter substrate-binding domain-containing protein: protein MCSEIRIGGSPDAPPISYAISEDSLRGIGFDFVRQILPKQTQIKIAKPMPWLRAIQWARDGHIDLLVGLQHTHYPPDWFTYLEPPLTTSAHSVFYRRREIPLRNLHALLPLRGAALREAKSATHSHTGFDLTQLTLTTADSVEKALKMLALGRIDYFIAPQWQAISSWLNVYSEQSLPLAMLPEPVQINPVYLALSNQSPCLADKEALEAAIIKAKREGLMEALLEQSFLYSNVVDQFHNLIR, encoded by the coding sequence ATGTGCTCTGAAATACGCATAGGCGGTAGCCCTGATGCCCCTCCCATCAGCTATGCTATTAGTGAAGACAGTTTACGTGGTATCGGGTTTGATTTTGTTCGGCAAATTTTGCCTAAGCAAACGCAAATAAAAATAGCAAAGCCCATGCCCTGGCTCAGAGCCATTCAATGGGCAAGAGATGGCCATATTGATTTGCTGGTTGGTTTGCAACACACCCACTATCCGCCAGACTGGTTTACCTATTTAGAGCCTCCTCTGACAACGTCTGCACACAGTGTGTTTTATCGTCGCCGAGAAATACCGCTGCGTAACTTGCATGCACTTTTGCCACTCAGAGGCGCAGCGTTACGTGAAGCTAAATCAGCCACACATAGCCACACCGGATTTGATCTCACCCAGCTGACCCTGACGACGGCGGATAGCGTTGAAAAAGCCCTTAAAATGCTGGCGCTGGGTCGGATTGATTACTTTATTGCCCCACAGTGGCAGGCCATTAGCAGTTGGTTGAATGTGTATAGTGAGCAGTCTTTACCCCTTGCCATGTTACCTGAACCTGTGCAAATCAACCCTGTGTACCTTGCCCTGTCTAACCAAAGCCCTTGTCTGGCCGACAAAGAGGCATTGGAAGCGGCCATTATCAAAGCAAAACGTGAAGGGCTGATGGAAGCCTTGCTTGAACAAAGCTTCCTCTATTCAAATGTAGTTGATCAGTTTCACAATCTGATACGTTAG
- a CDS encoding lytic polysaccharide monooxygenase — protein MKYNKTLSAMAVGMILAAANQALAHGYMDFPKARQAICQEQGGFWWPKDGSKIPNAACRAAFLKSGHVQFIQKHEFAVNTAEFNDQSAVEANIPDGTLCHAGDKNKAGMGLPSKDWQKTPVTVDGQGKIKIRYRATTPHNPSFWQFYLTKPGVDFENKALSWTDLELVQSHGNIDFFMAPDGKRYYEMTVAIPDKFSGDAVLYSRWQRDDVVGEGFYNCSDITIIRDAEPQPPQSWHSAGYYLRQGQQANIGDTVWLRAFDGNGKELIQEKLTISEQRLADWPAYFATQLNEAFTALIRIGVQDEHGNIHFDATNLASNQVFVSDQAYTFNLSVVTKPVNTPPTVHTPAILTVQEGQSAHLHVHAFDDQQSRLDFDWQLPAQVSYTGNGATITVTAPQVDKDTQFSGKVTVSDGQLSTSVNLVIAVTNQNDTPTPPDSDAWQADKVYTGGDIVSFNGSQYRAKWWVRGQRPDTSHAWERIASPSEPKDLWQASAAYTGGTIVRYQGERYQARWWTRGQQPGKHSVWKKL, from the coding sequence ATGAAATATAATAAAACCCTGTCGGCTATGGCCGTGGGGATGATCTTGGCTGCTGCCAATCAGGCATTAGCGCACGGCTATATGGACTTTCCTAAGGCCCGCCAGGCGATTTGTCAGGAGCAGGGCGGATTCTGGTGGCCAAAAGATGGTTCCAAAATCCCCAATGCAGCTTGTCGTGCCGCATTTTTGAAATCCGGCCATGTGCAGTTTATCCAGAAGCATGAATTTGCCGTCAATACAGCAGAGTTTAACGATCAAAGTGCGGTTGAGGCGAACATTCCCGATGGGACTTTATGCCATGCTGGCGATAAAAATAAAGCCGGCATGGGTTTACCCTCAAAAGACTGGCAGAAAACCCCTGTGACGGTCGATGGTCAGGGGAAAATCAAGATACGCTATCGCGCCACGACGCCGCACAACCCGAGTTTCTGGCAGTTCTATCTGACCAAGCCGGGTGTTGATTTTGAAAACAAAGCGCTCAGCTGGACCGATCTGGAACTGGTGCAAAGCCATGGCAACATTGACTTTTTTATGGCACCTGACGGTAAACGTTACTACGAGATGACAGTGGCCATACCTGACAAGTTTTCAGGCGATGCTGTTCTGTACAGCCGCTGGCAACGGGACGATGTGGTCGGAGAAGGTTTTTATAACTGTAGTGACATTACTATCATCAGAGACGCTGAACCCCAGCCGCCACAAAGCTGGCACAGCGCCGGGTATTATTTGCGTCAGGGGCAGCAGGCCAATATTGGCGACACGGTCTGGCTGCGGGCGTTCGACGGCAATGGTAAAGAGCTTATTCAGGAAAAACTCACCATTTCTGAGCAGCGCCTTGCCGACTGGCCAGCGTATTTTGCGACTCAACTCAATGAGGCGTTTACTGCACTGATCCGCATTGGGGTGCAAGATGAGCATGGCAATATTCACTTTGATGCAACCAACCTGGCGAGCAATCAGGTTTTTGTGAGCGACCAGGCGTATACCTTTAATCTCAGTGTGGTTACCAAGCCTGTGAATACGCCACCCACAGTGCATACCCCGGCTATATTGACGGTGCAAGAAGGACAAAGCGCACATTTGCATGTGCATGCCTTTGATGATCAACAAAGCAGACTGGATTTCGACTGGCAGTTGCCCGCCCAAGTCAGTTACACCGGCAACGGCGCAACCATCACAGTCACGGCTCCACAGGTGGATAAAGACACGCAATTTAGCGGCAAAGTCACTGTTTCCGACGGGCAACTTAGCACCTCAGTCAATCTGGTCATTGCCGTGACCAACCAAAATGATACCCCGACGCCCCCCGATAGTGATGCCTGGCAGGCGGATAAGGTCTATACCGGTGGAGACATTGTCAGCTTTAACGGCAGCCAATATCGCGCCAAATGGTGGGTTCGCGGGCAACGTCCCGATACAAGCCATGCCTGGGAGCGCATAGCGTCACCTTCTGAACCAAAAGACCTATGGCAAGCCTCTGCGGCTTATACCGGCGGTACAATTGTGCGCTATCAGGGCGAGCGTTATCAGGCGCGCTGGTGGACCCGAGGCCAGCAACCTGGCAAACACAGCGTGTGGAAAAAACTATAA